The following are from one region of the Arthrobacter sp. TMP15 genome:
- the trpA gene encoding tryptophan synthase subunit alpha: MSELNSNTTGAPAAVSKSAAAIDKAKAAGRKALIAYLPAGFPDKQGSIDAAIAVARNGANIIEIGIPYSDPVMDGAVIQAATTQALNNGFRVEDVFDIVAAITAETDAAVMVMTYWNPVMRMGVDEFSRRLSEAGGAGLITPDLIPDEAAQWFAASDKYGLDRVFLVAPSSTPERVAMSVQATRGFVYAVSIMGVTGARSSVSSAAEAVVAAAHDAGAERVCVGLGVSASKHVREIAAYADGVIVGTALVAALRDGGVGAVGALTKELSSGFDAPATTETVSL, from the coding sequence ATGAGTGAGTTAAACAGCAACACCACCGGCGCCCCAGCAGCTGTCAGCAAGTCTGCTGCCGCCATCGATAAGGCCAAAGCTGCTGGGCGCAAGGCGTTAATCGCCTACTTGCCCGCAGGTTTTCCCGATAAGCAGGGATCGATTGATGCTGCAATTGCTGTGGCCCGCAACGGTGCCAACATCATTGAAATTGGCATCCCGTATTCAGATCCCGTCATGGATGGTGCCGTCATTCAGGCAGCAACCACACAGGCTCTGAATAACGGGTTTCGCGTGGAAGACGTTTTTGACATCGTTGCTGCCATCACGGCTGAAACTGATGCAGCCGTGATGGTCATGACTTACTGGAATCCAGTGATGCGCATGGGAGTTGATGAATTTTCGCGTCGCCTGTCCGAGGCAGGTGGTGCCGGGCTAATCACCCCAGACCTGATTCCGGACGAGGCCGCCCAGTGGTTTGCTGCCTCCGATAAATACGGACTTGACCGCGTCTTTCTCGTGGCGCCTTCGTCCACTCCAGAGCGCGTAGCTATGAGCGTTCAGGCGACCCGTGGTTTTGTCTATGCCGTCTCCATCATGGGCGTGACAGGAGCACGCAGCTCTGTCTCCAGCGCCGCTGAGGCAGTGGTAGCTGCTGCGCACGACGCCGGTGCCGAGCGGGTTTGTGTGGGCTTGGGCGTATCGGCGTCCAAGCATGTTCGTGAAATAGCAGCCTATGCGGACGGGGTCATTGTTGGCACCGCCTTGGTGGCTGCGTTGCGTGATGGCGGCGTCGGCGCCGTGGGCGCTTTGACTAAGGAGCTCAGCTCCGGCTTTGATGCCCCTGCCACTACGGAAACGGTCAGCCTGTGA
- the lgt gene encoding prolipoprotein diacylglyceryl transferase: MILTLLPHALANSIPAPVWSGFDLGPLRVHAYALCILLGIIAAIWLTDRRWKRRGGPEGSIWDIAIWAIPFGIIGGRLYHVFSSPEAYFGPGFDGTGDLSLIPQIWLGGLGIWGAVVLGVVGAWIGCRRANVKISAFIDAAAPGILLAQALGRWGNYFNQELFGGPTTLPWGLSVSAEFVPAGFSPDTLFHPTFLYECLWNLAGVVVLLLLDRKFQLRSGRLFLLYAMIYTAGRVWIEMLRIDTAEQITFFGVTARLNVWTSIVVFAVALALFIVITYVRRGKPNDSVYLTGHEPSVVPAGTGVAQESETPAGTQVRATMAGEQESESEKDL, from the coding sequence GTGATTTTAACTCTTCTACCCCACGCACTTGCCAACTCCATCCCAGCTCCTGTGTGGTCCGGGTTTGACCTGGGCCCGCTCCGTGTCCATGCTTATGCGCTGTGCATCCTACTGGGCATTATTGCGGCGATTTGGCTGACGGATAGGCGCTGGAAGCGCCGGGGCGGCCCCGAAGGCTCCATTTGGGACATTGCCATCTGGGCGATTCCCTTTGGCATTATTGGGGGCCGGCTGTATCATGTGTTTTCCTCCCCTGAAGCCTATTTCGGGCCAGGGTTTGATGGCACCGGCGATTTGTCACTGATCCCACAGATTTGGCTTGGCGGGCTCGGTATCTGGGGTGCTGTGGTGCTTGGCGTTGTTGGTGCCTGGATTGGCTGCCGACGAGCGAACGTGAAGATCTCCGCCTTCATTGATGCTGCCGCCCCCGGCATACTTCTGGCCCAGGCGCTTGGCCGCTGGGGTAATTACTTTAACCAGGAGCTCTTTGGCGGGCCTACCACCCTGCCGTGGGGACTGAGCGTTTCAGCCGAATTTGTTCCTGCCGGGTTCAGCCCTGACACGCTATTCCACCCCACATTCTTGTATGAGTGCCTCTGGAACCTGGCCGGAGTCGTTGTGCTGTTGCTTCTGGACAGGAAGTTCCAACTGCGCAGCGGTCGCCTCTTCTTGCTTTACGCGATGATTTACACGGCAGGGCGGGTGTGGATTGAGATGTTGCGCATTGATACCGCTGAACAGATCACTTTCTTTGGCGTCACTGCGCGACTGAACGTTTGGACAAGCATCGTCGTCTTTGCGGTGGCCTTGGCGCTATTCATCGTGATCACATATGTGCGGCGCGGCAAACCCAACGACTCCGTTTATTTGACGGGGCATGAACCGTCTGTTGTTCCGGCCGGCACTGGTGTTGCACAGGAAAGTGAGACACCTGCCGGAACACAAGTGCGAGCCACCATGGCCGGTGAGCAGGAGAGCGAGTCCGAAAAGGATCTCTAA